The genomic region ACGACCTGTGGAGTACGGCCGCCGAGATCCTGCGGCGGATCACCGATCCCGCGTTCCCGGCGCGCGACGTCGACATCACCGCGCACGGCGCCACCGAAGACGGCGCCACGGATTGCACGGCGGCGATCCGCGCCGCGATCGAGGCCTGCCGCGCCGCCGGCGGCGGACGCGTGGTCGTGCCGCCAGGGCGCTTCCTGACCGGCGCGATCCGGCTGCGATCGCACGTCAATCTGCACCTGCGCGAAGGGGCGACGCTGGCCTTTCGCCCCGACGCCGACGCCTACCTGCCGCTCGTGCTGACGCGTTTCGAGGGCACCGAGCTCATGAACTACTCGCCGCTGATCTACGCACTCGACGAGACGAACGTCGGCATCAGCGGCGCCGGCACGCTCGACGGGCAGGCGAACGCCCAGAACTGGTGGAGCTGGCGAACCGACCAGGCGGAGGCGCGCAACCGGCTGCTGCAGATGGCGACCGACGGCGTGGCGCCCGAGCAGCGGCGGTTCGGCCCGGGCGCGTCGAGGCTGCGCGTCAATTTCGTCCAGCCCTACCGCTGCCAGAACGTCCTGATCGAAGGCGTGCGCATCGTCAATTCGCCGATGTGGGAAGTGAACCCGGTGCTGTGCACGAACGTGACGATCCGCGGGCTCCACATCAGCAGCCACGGGCCGAACAACGACGGCTGCGACCCCGAGTCGTGCCGCGACGTGCTGATCGAGCGCTGCACGTTCGACACCGGCGACGACTGCATCGCGCTCAAGTCGGGGAAGAACGACGACGGCCGGCGCCTGCACACGCCGATCGAGAACGTCATCATCCGCGACTGCGACATGAAGGACGGCCACGGCGGCGTGACGATCGGCAGCGAGATCTCCGGCGGCGCGCGCAACATCTTTGCCGAGAAATGCCGCATGGACAGCCCGCGCCTCGACCGGGTCCTGCGCTTCAAGAACAACGCCGCGCGCGGCGGGGTGATCGAGCGCGTCGCGATGCGCGACATCACCGTCGGCGAAGTGGCCGAGGCGATCGTCGCCGCCGATTTTTTCTACGAGGAAGGGCGCAATGGCAAGTACACGCCGATCCTGCGCGACGTCGATGTGAGGAGCGTCACCAGCCGCAAGAGCAAATACGCCTTCATGCTGCGCGGCTTCGCCGAAGCGCCGATCACCAACATCCGCGTCAGCGACTGCCGCTTCGACGGTGTCGCGTCTCCAGACGTGCTCGAAGGAGTGAAGGACCTCGTCCTGAAGAACGTCCGCGTGAACGGCCAGCGGCGCGACGAGACGCTGTCGCGCTGAGGAAAGTTGCGGCCGGGCCCCGGCGATCGACGCCGGGGAACGCGTGTGACCTGGTGGATCGGGCGGATATGCGTCAGCCCGAGGTGAACCGCTCGTACTCGGGCAGCCGTTCTTTATAGATTGCGGCGGCCGCGGCATCCGGGGTCACGCGCAGGTTCGGATCGGTGAAGCCGTCGATGACGTCGTGCCACGGGCGCGGCGTCCGGCTGGCCAGGCAGTCGGCGTGGAAGGCGCGGAGCGCCGCGCCGAGCGACGCGGCGTTGCGCGGCGCGATGCGGACCAGTTCGGCGTCGAAGACGTCGGCGATGACCTGCAGGATCGCCGCGTTCTCCGCCGCACCGCCGGTGACGCGGATCGTCGAGACCGTCGGCGCGATCCAGCGGGAGTGGATCCGCATCGCCATCGCCTGCCCTTCGACGACGGCGCGCACGGCGCGCGGCGCGTCGGTGGGCGCAACGTCCTTCCAGCGAGGCTGCGCATCGGGCACCGGCGGCGTGATTTCCGGGACGAACCACGGAGCCAGCATGCCGCCGCCGTTACCGGGCGCCGTATCCGCGAGCAGCCTCGAGAAGCCGCTCCAGTCGAGGCGGTGCAGGTCGCGCACGCGCTCGCGCGCCAGCGATCCGTTCGCGAAACAGGTCAGCGCCATGTAGCCGCCGGCCGGCGATCCGAACACGTGGCCCGTGCCCTGCGGATCGTGAACGGGCTTGACGACCGGACCGAAGACGGTATCGCTCGTGCCGAGCGAGATCCCGAGCTGGCCGGCCTCGATCAGGCCGAGCCCGATGAGCGAACACGGGTTGTCGCCAGACCAGGCGATCACTTTCGCCGGCCCGAAGCCGTATTTCGTCTGCCAGTATGGCGCCAGCGTGCCGACGACCGCCCACGAGTCCTTGATCTCCGGCATCCGCCGCGCGAGATCAGGCGCCGCCGCGTCGAGCGCGCGCGGCGCCCAGGTCCGCGCCGCCAGATCCATCAGGTTCATGCCGGCGCCGTCGCCCGGATCGATCGGCGCGTGACGGCCGGCGAGCAGCGACGCCATGAACGAGCTGACGAGATGGATGCGATCGGTGCGCGCGTAACCCGCCGGCTCCTGCTCCGCGAATTTGTGGATCTGTGCGCCGGTGAAACGCTCGTAGGCGCGGGAGCCGGTGAGCGCCGCGACGGCGGCGCCGCCGCCCAGCGCGCGGGTCAGCACCGCGCAATCGGCGCCCGTGCTGCAGTCGAGCCAGACGGGAGAGACGCGGCGGGACAACACCGGCGTGATCTGATCGACGAGCGGCCGGTCCGGATCGAGCGACGCGAGGGCCTGGGTCGCGTCGGCGGTCAGGTAGACGCTGCCGTGCTGCTGGCCGGAACCGGAAATCGCCGCGATGCGCGTCAGGTCGACGCCGCTCCCGGCCAGGATGCCGGCCATGCGGTCGAGCGCCGCCACCCAGAGAGCCGGCGGCGTCGTGACCGTCACGCCGTCGTGACCGCGCACGACGCCGTTCGTCGTGTCGAATTCGGGGAACGTCTCGTCGAAATTGATCGCGTGCTCGAAGACGATCTCGCGGCGGCCGCGGCCGGTCTCGATGACGGTAGCGGTCAGGCTCTGCGTGCTGCTGTCGAAGCCGAGGTAGAGAGGCATTGAATCAAGACCGGCGCTAAGTCTAGGCTACCCCTCATGAAAGGTCCATCCCGCCGCACGTTCCTCAAGACCGCCATGGCCGGAGGCGTCGCGGCCGCCGCGGCGCCGCAGGTCCTGCTGACGGCCGGGTCTCAGGCACAGGCGCCGGCGGTCGCCCCCTCCGATCGCATCCACATCGCGCTCATCGGGGCCGGCGGGCAGGGCTCGTCGGATACGCGGACGGCGGTGCGCGTGCCCGGGGTCGAGCTGGTCGCCGTCGCCGACTGCTACGACGGGCGGCTGGCGCGGGCGAAGGAAGTGTGGGGCGGCAGCATCGCCACGACCCGCGACTACCGCGAGATCCTGGCGCGCCGCGACGTCGACGCGGTCATCATCGGCACGCCCGACCACTGGCATGCCGCGATCGCGATCGACGCCATGCAGGCCGGCAAGGACGTCTACGTCGAAAAACCCATGGTCCAGCGCATCGACGACGGCGCCGGCGTGATCGCGGCGGCGGCGGCGACCACCCGCATCCTGCAGGTCGGCAGCCAGCGGGTCAGCTCGATCATCTACGCCAAGGCACGCGCGCTCTATCGTTCGGGTGTCATCGGCGAGCTGAACATGGTCGAGGCGTGGATCAATCGCAACTCGGCGCTCGGCGCCTGGCAGTACACGATTCCACCGGACGCGTCGCCGCAGACCGTGGACTGGGATCGCTTCCTCGGCCGCGCGCCGAAGCGTCCGTTCGACGCGACGCGCGTCTTCCGCTGGCGGAATTATCGCGACTACGGCACCGGTATCCCGGGCGATCTGTTCGTGCACCTCTTTACCGGCATTCACTTCGTGCTCGACGCCATCGGCCCGACACGTGTGCTGGCCACCGGCGGGCTGCGGTTCTGGAACGACGGGCGCGACGTCCCCGACGTGATGCTCGGCCTCTACGACTACCCGAAGACGGCCGCGCATCCGGCGTTTACGCTGACACTCCGCGTCAACTTCGCCGACGGCTCCGGCGGCAGCGAGGGCTTCCACTTCATCGGCAGCGAGGGTGTGCTCACGATCGGCGGGGCAGGGGTGACCGTGTCGCGCAAGCCGCGCGCCAGCGAACCGGGCTACTCGATCGATACCTTCCCGCAGGCGATGCAGCAGCGGATCGTCGACGAGTACCGCGCGAAGTATCCGCCGCAGTCGACGCTCGCCACGACCAGCGACGAGGTCTACACCGCGCCGTCAGGCTACAGCGATCAGTACGATCACTTCGTCACGTTCATCACCGCGATGCGCAGCCGCCAGCCGGTCACCGAAGACGCGACCTTCGGGTTTCGCGCCGCCGCGCCTGCGCTGCTCAGCAACGACAGCTATTTCGAAGCTGCGCCGATTGCCTGGAACCCGGAGACGATGCAGAGAGGCCGAGCCTGACAGTCAACATCTCCGCCGCCATCGACTGGCGGATGCTGCGGTTTTCGGCCGCGCCCGCGATCGAGCGCGCTAGAATACGGCGCCAGTGACGCGTTCGTTCATCATCTGGGCGTTGACGCTGGCGGCGCTGGCAGCGCAGCAGAACCCGGGCACGTTCCCCGCGATGCAGCGCAAGCCGGCCGACCCGGCGACCATCGCGCGCGGCCGGGCGCTCTTCGGCGTCAACTGCGTGGCGTGCCACG from Vicinamibacterales bacterium harbors:
- a CDS encoding glycoside hydrolase family 28 protein, whose translation is MTGISRRRFVTAAAAALAAARAPAWLDAWQDDLWSTAAEILRRITDPAFPARDVDITAHGATEDGATDCTAAIRAAIEACRAAGGGRVVVPPGRFLTGAIRLRSHVNLHLREGATLAFRPDADAYLPLVLTRFEGTELMNYSPLIYALDETNVGISGAGTLDGQANAQNWWSWRTDQAEARNRLLQMATDGVAPEQRRFGPGASRLRVNFVQPYRCQNVLIEGVRIVNSPMWEVNPVLCTNVTIRGLHISSHGPNNDGCDPESCRDVLIERCTFDTGDDCIALKSGKNDDGRRLHTPIENVIIRDCDMKDGHGGVTIGSEISGGARNIFAEKCRMDSPRLDRVLRFKNNAARGGVIERVAMRDITVGEVAEAIVAADFFYEEGRNGKYTPILRDVDVRSVTSRKSKYAFMLRGFAEAPITNIRVSDCRFDGVASPDVLEGVKDLVLKNVRVNGQRRDETLSR
- a CDS encoding FGGY-family carbohydrate kinase, whose amino-acid sequence is MPLYLGFDSSTQSLTATVIETGRGRREIVFEHAINFDETFPEFDTTNGVVRGHDGVTVTTPPALWVAALDRMAGILAGSGVDLTRIAAISGSGQQHGSVYLTADATQALASLDPDRPLVDQITPVLSRRVSPVWLDCSTGADCAVLTRALGGGAAVAALTGSRAYERFTGAQIHKFAEQEPAGYARTDRIHLVSSFMASLLAGRHAPIDPGDGAGMNLMDLAARTWAPRALDAAAPDLARRMPEIKDSWAVVGTLAPYWQTKYGFGPAKVIAWSGDNPCSLIGLGLIEAGQLGISLGTSDTVFGPVVKPVHDPQGTGHVFGSPAGGYMALTCFANGSLARERVRDLHRLDWSGFSRLLADTAPGNGGGMLAPWFVPEITPPVPDAQPRWKDVAPTDAPRAVRAVVEGQAMAMRIHSRWIAPTVSTIRVTGGAAENAAILQVIADVFDAELVRIAPRNAASLGAALRAFHADCLASRTPRPWHDVIDGFTDPNLRVTPDAAAAAIYKERLPEYERFTSG
- a CDS encoding Gfo/Idh/MocA family oxidoreductase, with translation MKGPSRRTFLKTAMAGGVAAAAAPQVLLTAGSQAQAPAVAPSDRIHIALIGAGGQGSSDTRTAVRVPGVELVAVADCYDGRLARAKEVWGGSIATTRDYREILARRDVDAVIIGTPDHWHAAIAIDAMQAGKDVYVEKPMVQRIDDGAGVIAAAAATTRILQVGSQRVSSIIYAKARALYRSGVIGELNMVEAWINRNSALGAWQYTIPPDASPQTVDWDRFLGRAPKRPFDATRVFRWRNYRDYGTGIPGDLFVHLFTGIHFVLDAIGPTRVLATGGLRFWNDGRDVPDVMLGLYDYPKTAAHPAFTLTLRVNFADGSGGSEGFHFIGSEGVLTIGGAGVTVSRKPRASEPGYSIDTFPQAMQQRIVDEYRAKYPPQSTLATTSDEVYTAPSGYSDQYDHFVTFITAMRSRQPVTEDATFGFRAAAPALLSNDSYFEAAPIAWNPETMQRGRA